The following coding sequences lie in one Vitis vinifera cultivar Pinot Noir 40024 chromosome 19, ASM3070453v1 genomic window:
- the LOC100258311 gene encoding uncharacterized protein LOC100258311, whose product MASNRDDPLTFINPSSSPITVSSAEGDSFLLEPASQIGSASGSFQNEGLLSGGDGTSDAEFGFSRPDFRQSPLAGTVQLYDRHVFLCYKHPQVWPPRIEAAEFDRLPRLLSAALMARKSEMKKQTRLTICEGHDGTETSNGDVLIFPDMIRYRRLTHFDVDTFVEEVLVKDGEWQPVTPEKLIGSCIFVCSHGSRDRRCGVCGPAVVARFKEEIESHGLQGKVSVSPCSHIGGHKYAGNVIIFGSNIDGKVSGHWYGYVTPDDVPILLEQHIEKGEIVYGLWRGQMGLSEEEQTKSQELRVQLNGGTGDGKPTKETLQTQTNEMDTAACGSQIEVMACCQENGNSSCCQNPVLSGKMEKLFEREAKVTPEKKKSSKMTISRSSSNKSACTRKVCAMPTWFESWEREDTYAALAVVCAAVSVAIACHCYKQLT is encoded by the exons ATGGCAAGTAACAGAGACGATCCTCTCACATTTATAAACCCATCGTCCTCTCCAATCACAGTCTCTTCAGCAGAGGGAGATAGCTTTCTCTTAGAACCCGCTTCCCAAATCGGGAGCGCTTCTGGAAGCTTTCAGAACGAGGGTTTGCTCTCCGGCGGCGACGGCACCAGCGACGCTGAGTTCGGTTTCTCCCGCCCCGATTTCCGCCAGAGTCCACTCGCCGGCACCGTCCAGTTGTACGACCGCCATGTGTTCCTCTGCTACAAGCACCCTCAGGTCTGGCCTCCCAGGATTGAGGCTGCAGAGTTCGATCGCCTTCCGAGACTTCTCTCCGCTGCTCTCATGGCCAGGAAGAGTGAGATGAAGAAACAG ACCCGCTTAACAATATGTGAAGGACATGATGGAACTGAGACATCAAATGGAGATGTATTAATATTTCCAGACATGATCAGATACAG GAGATTGACGCATTTTGATGTTGACACATTTGTTGAAGAAGTGCTCGTGAAGGATGGTGAGTGGCAGCCTGTAACTCCTGAAAAACTAATTGGGTCATGCATTTTTGTTTGTTCTCATGGGTCACGGGATCGCCGTTGTGGTGTATGTGGACCCGCTGTTGTTGCTAGGTTCAAAGAAGAGATAGAATCGCATGGCCTTCAAGGTAAAGTGTCTGTGAGCCCATGCTCACACATTGGAGGCCATAAATATGCAGGAAATGTGATCATATTTGGATCAAATATTGATGGAAAAGTCAGTGGGCACTG GTATGGGTATGTTACTCCAGATGATGTACCTATTTTGCTTGAGCAGCATATTGAGAAGGGAGAAATTGTCTATGGACTGTGGAG GGGTCAGATGGGTTTATCCGAAGAAGAACAGACGAAATCCCAAGAGCTAAGGGTCCAATTAAATGGTGGGACAGGTGATGGAAAGCCCACAAAGGAGACTCTGCAAACACAAACAAATGAAATGGATACTGCTGCATGTGGATCTCAAATCGAGGTTATGGCCTGCTGCCAAGAAAACGGAAACTCTTCCTGTTGCCAGAACCCTGTGTTGTCAGGAAAGATGGAAAAACTATTTGAGAGGGAGGCAAAAGTTACAcctgaaaagaagaaaagtagcAAAATGACTATTTCCAGGAGTAGTAGTAACAAAAGTGCTTGCACACGAAAAGTATGTGCAATGCCTACATGGTTTGAGAGCTGGGAGCGTGAAGATACATATGCTGCTCTTGCTGTTGTTTGTGCTGCAGTCTCAGTTGCCATCGCCTGTCACTGCTACAAACAGTTGACGTAA
- the LOC100263439 gene encoding WEB family protein At5g55860, whose translation MGTKDRQNATDNSKVEVGEIDTSAPFQSVKDAVSLFGEFSGEKPSIRKAKPHSAERVLAKETQLHLAQKELNKLKEQLKNAETTKAQALVELDKAKRTVEDLNQKLTTVSESKESAVKATEAAKNQAKQLVEANTGNPAETDGAWKQDMETGKQQYTTIIVELDAVKQEVIKTRQDCDASLEGKAAAFKQADEAEQVAKANMERASELSKEISAVQESIGQVKLASEQAQQEQAKLYAEKDVQRQSYRATLEESAKKLFALKEAFDPELTRNLEAQLAETVSEIGAVKKEMENARASDLDSVKTVTLELDDAKESLHKVADEESSLRNLVESLKRELENVKKEHSEMKEKEAETESIAGNLHVKLRKSKSELEACLAEESKARGASDEMISTLHQLSLETETARQEAEEMMKKAEELKKEAQATKSALEEAEKKLRVALEEAEEAKVAETKALDQIKILAERTNAARASTSESGANITISTEEFKALSRKVEESDTLAEMKVAAAMAQVEAVKASEQEAIKRLEATQKEIEEMKAATEAALKRAETAEAAKRAVEGELRKWRERDQKKAAEAASRILAESEMSSESSPRQYRIQKQNPPQKINEGGRKMEKEKSSVSKKALLPNLSGIFHRKKNQIEGGSPSYLPGEKPI comes from the exons ATGGGCACGAAAGACCGTCAAAATGCTACTGACAATTCTAAAGTGGAGGTTGGAGAGATAGACACAAGTGCACCATTTCAATCTGTTAAAGATGCTGTCAGCTTATTTGGTGAATTTTCTGGAGAAAAGCCTTCCATTAGGAAGGCAAAGCCTCATTCTGCAGAG AGAGTATTGGCCAAGGAGACACAGCTCCACCTGGCACAGAAAGAGCTAAACAAGTTAAAAGAACAATTAAAGAATGCGGAAACTACTAAAGCCCAGGCACTTGTAGAGCTTGACAAGGCTAAGAGAACAGTTGAGGATCTAAATCAGAAGCTCACTACTGTCAGTGAATCAAAGGAATCTGCAGTTAAGGCAACAGAAGCTGCAAAGAATCAAGCAAAGCAACTTGTAGAAGCAAACACAGGCAACCCTGCAGAAACTGATGGTGCATGGAAACAGGACATGGAAACTGGCAAACAGCAGTACACAACCATAATTGTTGAACTTGATGCTGTAAAACAAGAAGTAATTAAAACCCGTCAGGATTGTGATGCATCCTTGGAAGGAAAAGCTGCTGCCTTTAAACAAGCAGACGAAGCTGAGCAGGTAGCCAAAGCAAACATGGAGAGAGCTAGTGAGCTTTCTAAGGAAATCTCAGCTGTACAGGAATCAATTGGACAAGTGAAGCTTGCATCTGAGCAAGCCCAGCAAGAGCAAGCAAAGTTATATGCTGAGAAGGATGTTCAAAGGCAGTCATATAGAGCTACCTTGGAAGAGTCAGCAAAGAAATTGTTTGCTTTGAAGGAAGCCTTTGATCCTGAACTCACCAGAAATCTTGAGGCACAACTAGCTGAAACAGTGAGTGAGATTGGGGCTGTGAAAAAGGAGATGGAAAATGCCAGGGCTTCAGATCTTGATTCTGTGAAAACAGTAACTTTAGAGCTGGATGATGCTAAAGAGTCATTGCATAAAGTAGCTGATGAGGAAAGCTCTCTCCGAAACTTGGTTGAATCCCTTAAGAGGGAGCTTGAGAACGTGAAGAAAGAGCATTCTGAAATGAAGGAGAAGGAAGCAGAAACAGAATCCATTGCTGGGAATCTGCATGTGAAGCTCCGGAAAAGCAAATCTGAGCTTGAAGCATGCCTTGCAGAAGAATCCAAAGCTAGAGGTGCTTCTGATGAAATGATTTCAACACTCCACCAGCTATCCCTGGAAACTGAAACTGCTAGACAAGAAGCAGAAGAGATGATGAAAAAGGCTGAAGAGCTAAAGAAGGAAGCTCAAGCGACCAAAAGTGCACTGGAAGAAGCAGAGAAGAAGCTGAGGGTTGCACTTGAAGAAGCTGAAGAAGCGAAAGTGGCAGAGACAAAGGCCCTTGACCAGATCAAGATCTTGGCTGAGAGAACTAATGCTGCACGTGCCTCAACATCCGAGTCTGGCGCCAATATCACAATCTCTACAGAAGAGTTCAAGGCTTTGAGCCGAAAGGTTGAGGAATCCGACACATTAGCCGAAATGAAAGTGGCTGCTGCAATGGCTCAGGTGGAAGCTGTGAAGGCTAGTGAGCAAGAGGCCATCAAAAGATTGGAGGCAACTCAGAAGGAGATCGAGGAAATGAAGGCTGCAACAGAGGCTGCTCTGAAGAGGGCAGAGACTGCTGAGGCAGCCAAGAGAGCAGTGGAGGGAGAGCTCCGAAAATGGCGGGAACGAGATCAAAAGAAGGCAGCTGAAGCTGCATCTCGGATTCTGGCAGAATCGGAGATGTCATCAGAATCATCCCCGCGCCAATATAGGATTCAAAAGCAGAACCCACCTCAGAAAATCAATGAGGGGGGTCGGAAGATGGAGAAGGAGAAAAGTTCAGTGTCGAAAAAAGCACTTCTGCCCAATCTCAGCGGTATCTTCCACAGAAAGAAGAACCAGATCGAGGGCGGGTCCCCTTCCTATCTTCCAGGGGAGAAGCCTATTTGA